The following are from one region of the Camelus dromedarius isolate mCamDro1 chromosome 16, mCamDro1.pat, whole genome shotgun sequence genome:
- the TLCD2 gene encoding TLC domain-containing protein 2: MEPSGLLVTGASFAAFRGLHWGLQLLPTPGSAAQDRWKWRNICVSLVHSLLTGAGALLGLSLYPQMAADPIHGHPPWALALVAVSVGYFLADGADMLWNQTLGQAWELLCHHLVVVSCLSTAILSGHYVGFSVVSLLLELNSTCLHLRKLLLLSHQAPSLAFSVTSWATLATLAVFRLVPLGWMSLWLIRQHHQVPLALVILGGTGLVTVGAMSITLGVRILVSDVLRSRPHPPIPGHKETRGTRTCCDGEPVTRVDSTLSLRD; encoded by the exons ATGGAGCCCTCCGGGCTCCTCGTGACCGGTGCCTCCTTCGCCGCCTTCCGGGGGCTGCACTGGGGGTTACAGTTGCTGCCCACGCCGGGATCTGCTGCCCAGGACCGTTGGAAGTGGCGGAACATCTGTGTCTCCCTGGTGCACAGCCTGCTGACGGGGGCCGGGGCGCTGCTCGG GCTGTCACTGTACCCTCAGATGGCCGCGGACCCGATTCATGGCCACCCACCCTGGGCCCTGGCGCTGGTGGCTGTATCTGTGG GTTATTTCCTGGCTGATGGAGCAGACATGCTGTGGAACCAGACATTGGGTCAGGCCTGGGAACTTCTCTGTCACCATTTGGTG GTAGTGAGCTGCCTCAGCACTGCCATTCTGTCTGGCCACTACGTGGGCTTCTCTGTGGTGTCTTTGCTCCTGGAGCTGAACTCCACCTGCCTGCACCTACGAAAGCTGCTGCTGCTTTCTCACCAGGCCCCATCCCTGGCCTTCAGCGTGACTAGCTGGGCCACTCTGGCTACCCTAGCTGTCTTCCGCCTGGTACCACTGGGGTGGATGAGTCTGTGGCTAATCCGGCAACACCATCAGGTGCCTCTTGCTCTGGTCATCCTTGGTGGAACTGGACTAGTGACTGTGGGTGCCATGAGCATCACACTGGGTGTCCGCATCCTAGTCAGTGATGTCCTGCGATCTCggccccacccacccatccctgGACACAAGGAAACCAGGGGCACCAGGACATGTTGTGATGGTGAGCCTGTCACCAGGGTTGATTCCACTCTCAGCCTGAGAGACTGA